CGGGTCGTCCGTCGCACTGCTGCTGCGGTAACCGCGCTCGCCAACTGTTCGCTCGTCGCACCCGCGCGGATGGCATCTGTGAGTGTCTCCATAACTGCGTGGGGATCGTCGACGAGGAGCTCCGCAACGAATTCGTCTGGACGCTCCCACGTTTTTCCCTCACCTGCTGCGACGAGATCTGGCAGACGATCGTGGGCATCGAAGCAGAGCTGTGCGACGTCGATGGGTTGACGCCACGCTGAGCGCTCTTCGCTCCGGCTTGCGTTCGTGATCTGTGGAACGGTCGAGGCGAGGATCGGGCCAGCGTGCTCCCATCCGAGATGGTCGATGGTCTCGAAGGCCTTGTTGATGAAATCAAGCGTGTGACCGGTGTCCATGTAGAGGTGATCGGTGACGGCAGCGATCATCACCTCAGCGACATCGGCTGGTGAGAGATTCTCGACCGCAGTGAGAAGGCACCGCTCTGCTCCATCCGCATCTCGTACCTCGCAAGTTTCGCGGAACCACGTCTTGAGACGCTCTTTCCCGAGCGATCGATTCTCGAACTGATACTGACTGAATCGCGGCGGCTCACCCGCACAATCGTCTGCAACGTACCGAACGCCGGTGTAGAGCGCGCGTTTTTTCTCGGAGACTGCGAGATCACCGTGCAGGTTCGCCATTGCACCGAGAATCGTTAGCCCCGGTCCCCAACCCATATTCCGGTATTTCGTCCCGAAGTTCACGCCCGTTTCCAACGGCGTATAGAATCCCTCATCTGCGGCTTCGAGTCCAAGAACCGCCTTCGCCATGACGAGGCGCAGATTCTCCTGGAGACCGTCCGCGAGTCGATTACGCCAGTGCGTTTCTACGGAAACAGTACTCTCCGGGTCGGGATCGAGATACACGCCATCATCACGCAACTCGACCGGGAATGTCTGTACGTCGTCTGCCCAGATGTCGAACGTATCGCCCTCGGAAAGCTCAAAGCGCGCGTGGTGCCAATGACACGTGAGAATCCCATCCTCGACTGTGCCCTGTGTCAGCGGAAATCCCATGTGCGGACACCGATTGTCGACGGCGTACACTTCGTCTTCGTGGTGAAACAGCGCGATCGCGTGGCCAGGATTGACGACCATGCTCTTTGCTTCTTCGAGAGCAGATCGGTCAGCGACACGAACGTACTCAGAACTGTCAGTTGCCATATTGTGACATGGGTACTCATTGCACAAAACTATTCCCTGAACGTTGTTTTTGTAAATTTTCCATACTGATCGGAAGCCGTTCTTTTCAAGTAGCTCAACGGCCAATAGCTCTTAGAGAATGAGCGAGGACTTTTATGACGTGCTTGGCGTCTCTCGTGATGCATCGGAGGATGAAATTAAATCGGCGTATCGGGAAAAAGCATCAAAGTACCACCCGGACGTAAGCGACGACCCGAACGCCGAAGAAAAGTTCAAGCAGGCTAAGAAGGCAAAGGAGGTCCTCACCGATGATGAGGCGCGTCAAGCGTACGACCAACTGGGACACGATCGTTTCGAAGAAGCCGAAAAGCGGGGTGGCTTTGGTGGCGGTGGTGCCGGTGGCGACCCGTTCGGCGGCTTTGGAGGAAATGGTGGCCCATTCGGCGATATGAACGACATCTTCGAGCAGTTCTTCGGCGGGAGACAACGCCAGGGGAACGCCACACGACAGGGACGTGATCTCCAAACCAGACTCACAATCGAGTTAGAAGACGCATACCACGGCACCGAGAAACAGATGACGATCAATCGTCCCGAGCGCTGTTCTGACTGCAATGGAAAGGGACATCCACCTGATGCCGACGCAC
The nucleotide sequence above comes from Halocatena marina. Encoded proteins:
- a CDS encoding Rieske (2Fe-2S) protein yields the protein MATDSSEYVRVADRSALEEAKSMVVNPGHAIALFHHEDEVYAVDNRCPHMGFPLTQGTVEDGILTCHWHHARFELSEGDTFDIWADDVQTFPVELRDDGVYLDPDPESTVSVETHWRNRLADGLQENLRLVMAKAVLGLEAADEGFYTPLETGVNFGTKYRNMGWGPGLTILGAMANLHGDLAVSEKKRALYTGVRYVADDCAGEPPRFSQYQFENRSLGKERLKTWFRETCEVRDADGAERCLLTAVENLSPADVAEVMIAAVTDHLYMDTGHTLDFINKAFETIDHLGWEHAGPILASTVPQITNASRSEERSAWRQPIDVAQLCFDAHDRLPDLVAAGEGKTWERPDEFVAELLVDDPHAVMETLTDAIRAGATSEQLASAVTAAAVRRTTRFSTSNEFSDWNTVHHTFSYANAVHGMARRTDAIEVYRGCLDAAMSVYLDRFLNTPPAPIPEPDAGDRAPADIRDELLEAFDEQGYVNEAAGLVNEHFDAGGDPADLKQTLGEGLLREDANFHTLQNVEAAFRQFDCTAHESDQRMALVATARYMSAHFPTRREAEQTYTIAERLHRGETIHEA